From Ficedula albicollis isolate OC2 chromosome 5, FicAlb1.5, whole genome shotgun sequence, one genomic window encodes:
- the LOC101821661 gene encoding cytosolic phospholipase A2 epsilon-like, which yields MGSYWSAPESDECPCCSFFVKIVRMKNLRKADLFSQTDCYVSLSLPTASPETVRTKTIKNCKDPVWNETFCFRIQSQVKNILEMKVYDENAVTKDDLLFTVLFDVSKIQLGETVHLIFQLNPKTREILEVEFASESIPVPPEKLVTNGVLVSREISHLEVLVDNRWTKKEPSEKDFLFSVKGSYEKSQTLSLGSFWQPLKPLNFHYIKYNLSELCMALAEKPHFCSCTSSEDKNDYYASLTIPLDSLPFSEKVAVAKGEIINLHVKSNDWSRNLDVRLEFDLCMEEKNFLQKRKKFVASALKKALHLEHDLQDHEVPVVAVMTTGGGTRALTSLLGNLLGLQKLGLLDAISYITGSSGSTWTLSHLYQSADWSHKDLSRPIGEIRRHMTKCKLSCFSLESLKYYAKELKLRKQEGYKISSVDFWGLLLEKALDDGKNNHKLSDEQEALNQGQNPLPIYMILNIKEDYSLSEFKEWVEFTPYEVGFLKYGAFIRAEDFGSEFFMGRLMKKLPESRICFMKGLWSNVFSYNLLDAWHSSDPTQRRSLRCTQHSTVDIGEEPSPSDRRHELETYLVTPECGIMGIIRRILTERVMVSKFYNFLKGFQLHNEYLQSKNFCIWKDTVLEHFPNQLTETAEFMCLADTAGYIDISYPPLMRPERKVDVVLHLNYSSGSQTLPLEEASKYFQKQGIPFPKIHMSEEEKKNLKECYIFEDTETPEAPTVVFFPLVNDSFRKYKEPGVERSPAEMAQGNVDVSTIFSPYCLNSFTYTGEEFDKLIELTSYNIQNNEHLILQALNSAIEQKRQHKK from the exons AATATTCTTGAGATGAAAGTCTATGATGAAAATGCAGTCACTAAAGATGACCTCCTCTTCACTGTTCTCTTTGATGTTTCTAAAATCCAACTTGGAGAAACTGTTCACTTGATATTTCAGCTAAATCCAAAG acGCGGGAGATCCTAGAGGTGGAGTTTGCATCGGAGAGCAT tccAGTCCCTCCTGAAAAGCTTGTGACTAATGGTGTATTAGTG TCTCGTGAAATTTCCCACTTGGAAGTCCTAGTGGACAACAGATGGACAAAAAAAGAACCTTCAG aaaaagactTCTTGTTTTCAGTGAAGGGATCATATGAGAAGAGCCAGACCCTGTCGCTGGGCTCTTTCTGGCAGCCTCTGAAGCCCCTGAACTTCCATTACATCAAGTACAACCTGTCAGAGCTGTGCATGGCTCTAGCAGAGAAGCCTCATTTCTGCTCG tgtactTCAAGTGAAGACAAAAATGACTACTATGCATCCCTCACTATTCCTCTGGATTCACTTCCATTCAGTGAGAAAGTGGCAGTGGCAAAG ggtGAGATAATCAATTTACATGTGAAGTCAAATGACTG GTCCAGAAACTTAGATGTTCGCTTGGAGTTTGATCTAtgtatggaggaaaaaaatttcctacagaagaggaagaagtttgtggcttctgctctgaaaaaagcACTACATTTAGAACATGACCTACAAGATCATGAG GTACCAGTTGTAGCAGTGATGACAACAGGAGGTGGCACCCGGGCACTGACGTCTCTGTTAGGCAACTTGCTGGGTCTCCAAAAGCTGGGTCTCCTGGATGCTATTTCATACATCACTGGGTCATCTGGTTCGACATG gaCTTTGTCACATTTGTATCAGAGTGCTGACTGGTCACACAAGGATCTATCAAGACCAATTGGTGAAATCCGCAGACATATGACCAAGTGCAAGctaagctgcttttccctggagaGCTTGAAATACTATGCAAAGGAGCTAAAACTGCGGAAGCAAGAGGGATACAAGATCTCTAGTGTTGATTTCTGGGGACTTCTGCTGGAAAAAGCATTGGACGATGGG aaaaataaccaCAAACTCTCAGATGAGCAAGAGGCATTGAATCAGGGTCAAAATCCCCTACCTATCTACATGATTCTCAACATCAAAGAAGATTACAGCCTTTCAGAGTTCAAAG AATGGGTGGAGTTTACCCCTTATGAGGTTGGGTTCTTAAAATATGGTGCCTTCATTCGTGCAGAGGATTTTGGCAGTGAGTTCTTCATGGGTCGCCTGATGAAGAAGCTTCCTGAGTCCCGAATCTGCTTCATGAAAG GCCTATGGAGCAATGTCTTTTCATACAACCTGCTGGATGCCTGGCATTCGTCGGATCCTACACAAAGGCGCTCACTGAGGTGCACCCAACACAGCACTGTTGATATTG GAGAAGAGCCTTCTCCATCAGACAGGAGACATGAGTTGGAGACTTATTTGGTCACCCCTGAATGTGGCATCATGGGCATCATTCGGCGGATCCTGACAGAGAGGGTGATGGTTTCAAAGTTCTACAATTTCCTGAAGGGGTTCCAACTGCACAATGAATACCTTCAGAGCAAAAACTTCTGTATATGGAAAG aTACCGTACTAGAGCATTTCCCCAACCAGCTGACAGAAACAGCAGAGTTCATGTGCCTGGCAGACACAGCAGGATACATCGACATCAGCTATCCACCACTCATGAGGCCAGAGAGGAAAGTGGATGTTGTCCTGCACTTAAACTATTCTTCTGGATCACAGACCTTG CCTTTGGAAGAAGCCTCCAAATACTTTCAAAAGCAGGGAATCCCATTTCCCAAAATCCACATGagtgaagaagagaagaaaaatctaaagGAATGCTACATCTTTGAAGACACAGAGACCCCAGAGGCACCAACTGTGGTGTTTTTCCCTCTGGTGAACGACTCcttcagaaaatacaaagagcCTG GTGTGGAGCGCAGCCCTGCTGAGATGGCACAGGGCAATGTGGATGTCtccaccattttttccccctactgCTTAAACAGCTTCACCTACACAGGGGAGGAGTTTGACAAGCTGATAGAACTGACCAGCTACAACATTCAAAACAATGAGCATCTGATTCTTCAGGCTTTGAATTCAGCCATAGAGCAGAAACGacagcacaaaaaataa